The Rhopalosiphum maidis isolate BTI-1 chromosome 2, ASM367621v3, whole genome shotgun sequence genome segment ACAAGATCTTGATCGTGGTATACGTTTATCAATCATGggctacttaaatatattcctGCAACTGTATCAACCACGAATACGGTCCATGGAAATTGGAGGGTTTGATTGTAGTCGCGCATGGACTAAGCacgtgattataaatattgttctatGATACCACCAAAGCATATAttgttgtgtatatatatatatatatatatatatggatacCACTAAATAATGATACTGATAACCAAAAACGATACTACTACTTAAATAAgtagttaaaatatcatatccaAATGATATATGTCTAAATACCATGCGGGTACTTACTGCTTGGTGTGGtaaattttttgtagtttaaaatttgcTTTTGTCTGATATCCTAATTCCGATTTTCCGTTTACATGTTAGAAATGTGTTACAGATTCGTCGGTTAATCGAAACTCTATTCTTGTAATAGTGTAACCCCGCCGAGTCACAACCGTCAAAGAcaactgtaatttattattagttcttAGTATTACTATTACAATGTCGACCTAAACTATACACGTGGATGTGAACAATCAGTAAGTAGCAATCTTTAAAATAGGTTttgtctaataaaaaattgtatttcattttttaaattttcttatcagtgtattacattatttaataaacaagtaATATCCATATAGTgtaaaatatggaaaatacaaaataatagttttaaggtCGTTCTTACAATGTACAGTTAGTGTTTAATAACGCTAACCAGCAGAATTTCTTATGTGTTAACTGATAGAATTTTACCGGTCGGTCTTAACCAACACTTAACTGGACAATGTAAGAATAGcccttaatatattattttattagttattgttccttacaatttattctatatttactattttaaataaatagatagatGTTAGTAAagattatgtacctattatcctagttcataatatgtacatatcaacaaactacaataatgaataaattaatatattttttaaaaatctgttattacagtttgtttaatatttcttttatttttgtaaaaatgtaaacattaattataaggaaatttaatttacacttattttccatttcactatattgtataagaatgactaaaaatattgactaccAATGTGTGAAATCACAATCATTGTACTCAATGCCctgcttaattttttgttcttactgtaataaaaatattatttgtttgtttaaaataacaaaaaaaagattcattttattttgagttattGAGAGAAAAACactattaagtttaatagtaGTTTCAAGGGGATTTCGATGTAGTTGagataagaaacaaatttgaGAGTGACATTTGACATAATAAGAATctacttaaaatatctattttgatttttctaacaTACCTACTTTGtaagaattgtttttaaatatttgttagaaACATTATTTCTAAAGGGTCCTTTTAAGGACCATTATCAGTTCTTTTCAGAGCTTCTAGAAAAGCTAATATAGATTTGATTTGTAaactgatttaattaaaattgtgtatgtattttcgattgaatttaataaaaaaatgtctgtcTACTCTCTACTATGCAGTGTTCTTTATACAAAATCCAATACATCAAATGTCTATTCATAATTCttacttattatatgtattcaaatttgtttctttttcacaagttcaattttatatgttCTTTGcatcaaatcaaaataattataataattttgaccttctctgtatttttatttagtcctATTCTTTCTACTGCTTGCCCTATGGTTTTGACAACTTTGGAGTAACCCATAGTGGGTTTCTGTAGAACCTAAATCTGATACTGGTTAATGGTACTTTGGTTGATTCTACTAGAATCTTCAAAGCATCTAGAAGCATTTTCTCCAATGCGGTGTTATTTAGTAACAAATTAACACATTGTTTAAAACCTTTATCAACTATGAATGCttcagaaatataattttgtcaatattatatatacatagtcctttttttcacaaaatacCTTAATTTGatctaaactaaaaataagagtgtaattttgtaattgataGTTCGGTTgacgtataataaatgttataccaGGTCCAgacatagtataaaatattaaactttaacaaAAACTTAACTTTCTCAATATAGACAGGACTatctaaattacattttttaaaacacaatcCATGTTTTATTGGCTCTGTATGGATCTGGCtttctgtaataaaataaaagatctaAATCAGTTTACTTAGTTTCTATTTTTAGCTTTTcttttgagttttaaaaataattagtaaattctTGTTGTACACGAgaaaatcttatattttttcaatcaagGTAAGTATGCTGTGCTTTGAGCACAGTAAGATGGGATAAATGTGTCTTATTATtgtggatttttatttttaattgtctatTAACAAGGTCAAGgtgtgtataatgtttaataaatataaactaaatctttaacttgatttttaatatcctGTACATAGATATGTATTTTCCCACTCCAGTATTAAAAACTGAGCATGCCGCTGTcatttagtatacattttaaaatctatatcataattatactattatataataatttttacttttggttcatagacataataataataatgttaatagaaataaaaatagatttattaatatgttaattaatgttaacatGTCTTTGTTTTAACTAAACAAATCTCGTTACTATGAACATTACTTTTGTCTTTTCATATTCTcatggatattttatataatagtaactagtaagaagtttaatattaatttaatattagaaaatctttgaaataaactataatttttataattatttttttaaccttattacttaattttaattctatagatctctttaattttaaaaattttaaaatagtttctaAACCTAATTATAtgctttttacatttttattttctatactcaATTAACTgagataatactatatactttttatttaaataatgtttatggtttattatttgtgtttatttagaTGTTATAAACTtaccaaataaaaatcttttaaaatttctaagtatcattatttagtactaaaagtattttacaGGTGTATTATGGGAAAAATAAAGAGAAAAAGTCtagattcattaaaaaaattgcggCGGTCAAAACGGCGACGATCTTCTaagaaatttattgaaaaaaaaactgtatctAAAACACTAACTATGGACATTAATAAACCAAATGTAAATGTTGTTGAGTCTGATGAGGTTATTGAGGATGATGACAATTCACTTCCTACTGATATACTTAAAAGTATGAAAACTGTTTCTTCCAAAGTAACAAAACCAGACATTATAAGTGAtgaaattatagatattactaatattactgATGAAAATATTGCAATTGAAAATTTCCAAACTGTAGATCGTAAAAAAACAACTCTGAACATCGataataatgacataatagatattactaatattactatCACATgtgataaatatgaaaatgtccCTAAACAATTTTCTAGTGATACAATATTGtctgatgatgatgatgatgatgatgatagtAATGATGATGGTAGTGATGATGATGTTCAAATTATTGATGTTACTAATCGTGACTCTATTGAACTTATTACTATATCGGATGACAGTGATGAAGAAAATACATCAAATCAAAATTCTATTGAAAACCCAATTAGTTCTAAACCTGTAGACAAATGTCTAGATATTTGCACAAAAAGCATAATTAAAAGCTCATATAATAGTCCTTTACGCAACCGTAAAAGGAGATGGGATGAAGAAAATATAACTAGATTGGATAATAACTTAGGAGCATTTGTtattgataaacaaaaaatttctaataacAAACAGAATCTTTCACAGAATTTCATCACGTTGGAACAAAAAGCTTTTAAAATTTCCAAGCCACATGTATCTTCAACCGTTACGACTTCTAATGCTAATAGAAAGCTACGGCCAATTGTCATTGATGGTTTAAATATTGGACATGCGTgagttttatttcttattttttttaattatttcattactataaaaatagtagtagattgtaaaaacattagaatcaaaaaaaatatttaatgtaatattaacaaaattacttggaaaaattctaattttatcttttcaatacagttttatacattatgaaaatgtttaattctaacttaaagttttaattgtcatataaatatattaaattacctaatttactttttttagacATGGTTCAGGAACGTTTTCTGGAAAAGGCAttgaattatgtatacaatttttcactGATCTAGGACATACAGATGTAATAGCATTCATTCCACAACATCGACAGGGACCACCTGGGTCTGAATCAAATACCATCTTAAATAAGTTGGTTAAAAAAGGACAAATTTGTTTTACTCCTAGCAGAAAAGTCCAAAACCTAAGGATGACATGTCATGATGAtcggtaatttaaattagtttattaacaaacttattaaattttgttcataACTGTTGGTTTTCTAATGAAATTTGCTTTTTAGAAAGAGAATTATACTTAGGTTAGCCCACAGTAAAATTAGTTTACattttgtatgtaattatttccATAGTTTTATCCAAGCATTGGAAATTTAATTCAGATTATActtgtagtttattttaaaaattttttcttccgtaataaaaatgaaaatttaaaaaattgagaaCTCCTttcatataatgtttatgaatttgtttgacaaatttagattaataatgtaatgcttatcatgtaaaaatatatcttaatattattattacagtaaatagttttaaaaataatattcatcatgtatctaatttattattattattattattatttcatagaattatacttaaatatgccCATCAATGTGGTGGAGTAGTTGTTTCAAATGATAACTATCGAGATTTATATGATGAAAGCGAAGCATTCAAAGAAATCATTGAAaacaggtaaaataataatttatttttcatactcattatgtataaatataaaatttaaaaataaacatttaagatttaacattattacaaaataataatatttctatacatatatatattgttttaatattgttataattacttttgtgtataaagaaatataaaaaaaaatttaagtttccttttttatataaattccaaatgttaacaattaaaatgtattttatttttttcaactaattagatgtattttttataaattgatttttgttaaaaaataattttttcatttctagGCAAGTAATGGTTACATTTGTCAGGGATCAGATAATTGTTCCAGAAGATCAATACAATCGAAGATCAACTATTCGGTCTCTTTCAGATATTTTACGTTTTCCtgaatagatttaattaaaagtgatattttaattataaatgaagtactttataattttttttttattatttttcatacctaATTCAAGTTTAATGTGAAAAACATTTGtaatgcaaattaaaaaatatctaatatattattatttaaaaaaaattgaagactgataactaatattgttaattacattgaaaaaaaaaaaaatgtaaaataatgtgatTTTAGTTTACTGTTTCAAAATACtataacaattacaattataagttattcgtcgtattaaagtgttttatttgaagttaagttattatttaaaattttaataactgggCAACTGCTGTCTAGTGAGGATCTAGTATACCATACTATTAAATAGCTCACTGTGATGTATTGAACTTGAATCATTTTCTGTAATTTTGAGCAAAGACAATctgtcaatatattttgttaaatatttatatagttattagtttattttttcatgagTACACttatgaataacaatatagtagaaactaatttttgctataaataaatattatacattatattgaataatataaataggttcatggtataagtaataaattacttgaaataaatataaacatttttaaaatgttgcatgcataaaataataataaatatacccaggaaccaaaatattcaaatccatttgaattataatttttaaattataactaaataaatactaaaactgttattttttgttaaaatattccatgtttattgttttagtcAGACATAACTTTGGGGAGAGGGGTTCAAGAGTGAgtgtttcttaaaaataaatattatactttctcAATttcaataagaataatattgtacatacctAACTCCATGTATATGCATCGCTCCAGCAGAAAGAAGTTTTTCAACCTCAAGAAGATTAAAAACATAGCTTTGCTCAAGATTGAGTAATGACTGAAAGTAGGCTCCTTAAATTATGTCAAATAAATGCACATAGATGATAttttagatacatattttttgcttAAACCAAAAATAGACGCTTAGAGTTAGTactacaaattgtattaattatattatattattattggtttattggtaataactaataacgttggttattaatactatgcaatatattgcttatatcggtataagtaataagtcaCGTTATTCGTTATTCGGCCACTCAAAGACTGATGGTTTGGTGGTTAGCTGTAAAAACGTGGTTAACAAGACCTTAAAGTTAAGGGGGCTTCAGCCCtagaatttttatagtaagtaaattaaaagagCAAGGCTCTGACCCCCACACCCCCCAAAACATGTTtcattaattgattataaatgtaagttgatattttattttattattatattaatataaaacaaataataaacagtgATATTGaggttaaacattaaaatatcaacatattattaagtattattttagatacaagttaaatgttcttaaaatataagtgaaaCTATGATAGTTAAaggatttttatacataattagtataatttacagCTTAAGCCTCCACTCAGTATtggcaaatttatttaaaatgtcttctTTTTTATGAACTTTGATAAAATCTCTTATGATAGATAactttgaaaatcaatttggTAACATAGTTgatcttatataaaaatataagtgtttATTCGACGCATTGCTGAGAATGTTCTTTCACAAGATGCGGAACTCTTTGGAACTGAAAGCGGTAAGTGTAGCAATTTGTTTAATCTACACAACATGATACGTCTAACACAGTTACACAGGGtcattacatacaataatttagtaaGTTCTTACtgcttgtattatatatttaagtctCTCAGTTACTATCGTTACAGCTGAAATGTCattttccaaattaaaattgttgaaaaactATCTTTGCAATTCAATTTCACAAGAAAGATTAACTGgcataagtatacttaatattgaaaaatcaaggataaatgaatttgaaaaattaataaatgacttTGTAAGTATGAAGTCTAGaaagaaaaactttttaaaaaaaaatcattgtatagttatttttttgttatttaaattttaatgtaatattttgttaaaatcaagaaaaatgaacatacctattacattttgcttaataaataaatttatttttaattaacttgacTCCCTGACTACTGAtaattgatgtattattagaaatgtgtttaaaaatctgatgaacttaatattactgatattactactataatgttagaaaaaatgttaaagcCCTAAAAATGCTGTCTTGCATTAAGGTTTACTGAAAATTAGTTGCGGCACTAACTTTTTTCATTGTGTTGGAGTGCAAGTACAGGGGTCCCATAAAATTTTTCGCATCAGGGCCCCACACGACATAGTTGCGGCactgataacataatataatatgattaatccTTAGACCTAagcaaataatattaggtgACTTAACTTAATAACTAATCATTTTGGGACTTTTATTCCATAGGACATTTTTACCAGACTTTTGTTCGGGGATTCACTGACATCTAtgctattaaacttttttattaagcTCCTAAAACATCATAAGACATCAGTACATCACTATTAAAAGACCTTTTTTATTGACCAAATTGTTGTGggatttatttaggtacttaacatttaattcgtaaaaaccaaattgtaaaataaaattaccaataaattaaatattgataagctAATAGCTTATGATTTTAAGGTCTCGTTTCCGAAATCCAAAtgcgttataattataaataggtaacatACTAACATCGCAATCCCAAATACCcaattttgtacatattatataatatgtaaattatatatataaagtaccgTCTATCGTCTATGATATTAATGCATTAccaaatactaatacaataatacaaccttattaaacttatttttataaacgcaaaattatacttttaacaatattttagctCAAAATAAGCTGGGGGTGCTAAGCGCCTAAGCACCTTCTGGCACCCCCGTGGACTGCATGTACGACAATGGcgatgttattgttttaaaacatacttttgaattttatacatttataatttatatacctagtatatacatatgtaggtAGGTtgtatcttaataatttaatgtaatgtatatattgtatataaatataatcgatGAATTGTCGTATTGaacataggttaggttagaagttaaaatacaataagtagAATGCTCACCacgtattgtaattattgtagCCCAAGCTAGCATGTTAAAATGAGATGACTTGATGACGAATACATTAGGAgtgtctatttttatttaacaagcgataaaaatgtattatatattattatggatagGTATGTGTCAAACTGGCAACTGccaagtaatatataattgtatttactatttatgcaGCTTGATAGCTAACTCATAATTGAACTacgatacatttatttataatatatattgattatatattataaagtattataaagtatattatatagtagttaAATCTCATCTGAGTTCAGAAAATAAACTGCCAGCTTCATTGACaactagtttatatatatttagcaatataaataggtatatttgtataggtattttatttaaaataatatttgtttaattaattttttttttattcagctCTAAAAAGGTgtcctaataaataattataataaaaaggtatAAAGTGGTAATGCTCTGCTGTACGTCTATACATTTGGTGACGAGTAGGTCACTTTTACAGGTgtgttgaatttgaattttaatctaattttaaagatataattcGTTTTAAACAGAAAACTTTTCTAAGCagatacgttatattatatacgttcagtgacgtagttttttttttgggggggggagcAAGGAGTGCTTGCCCCTCCAACCTCCTctgaaaattaacttttaaacaaaatttggtaatttaaaaaaactgtatattaaAGTTGTATAAGAAGTTGCATAGTattgttctatattatatcattatattattttcatttactgaaattaattacttattactacctatatggctatatacttgtatatttgaCGTTATATAATCCatgattattatgaacaattttgaaattttgccTCCCCCCCAACTAAAATTCCTAGTTACGCCACTGtattacgtttataaaaatattgtaaatatacattttttatatttttaatgagtaaattaacaacttattaagaaattataagtTCAATTTTCAAGGATTTTGAcccatttatcaatttttgctATTTAAAAACACTATTAAAGTACGCAAatataattgtctataaaaagctcaaaatgaattacaattatttgaaaattataccatttatagaaaaaatgataatataaatacttagtaaacatttaaaatggtacggctattcgtttttgaattttaagaaaataaaaaatcgctTTTGTTGAAAACTGGTTAGCGTAAAAGATTAAGAACATAATGATTTTAGAGGAATTGTAGCCTAtggttaataaaattcaaatgtgtACCATCACATATTCACATgcaaacatttgtattttattataagacacAAATACCTACGTAACCAACGTGTCAGTAAATTAGTGAAATATGAAGTTTCAAatttacatgaaataaaaataaaatcattaataaaatacacaataattagtaaataaaaatatgtgtaaattcaatattttaattaaagtaatagaTACATACAATACATGGCAATATTAAACTTGACCCGCTTTTGTTAGGGTCTTTGTAAAATaagaactaatataataactatttggagtttttttataataagtcaaagaatattttttttttcaaaacaatttttttgtaatactttatataacgTTAATATTTCTCGTTTCttgacataaataattatttaactggtatttaacaaaaaaataaatgcaaggTAACTATAAGATAAGAATAATAGTGTTAGGTAATTTTCCACACcacctttaatattaaacgacGTACAATAACATTGTccgtattgtttaataactttatgagGTAATACACGAGgcgcattttttttattttggtgtcCCCAGTAGGGCTAATCCACATCGTAAGCGAGAACGCATCATATGCAGGGACGTATTTAGGTAGAGGTTTTGGGTTGAACAGCTGAGCGGTTACCTTTCcccattttgatattaaatcgATTCGTATAAATTGACTTTGGAACTACTAATAAGTGGAATAAAAGATAGTGATGGTATGTCCACAGTACGgacagaatttattatttcgtgaTTTGTGGTTAGCCCGGTTAGATACTGTATTATCTATAGTTATCACAACGGTTCGCGacgaaaatatgaaatacagacttaattacttaaatcgtaacgtacaattttataatgtctTATGTCAAATGTGAATGTGTTGTAGTACCTATtactcataaattattgtaaataaataacataaataaaatatatcatttgtaaatcataattttacattaaactcAATGAAacgtcttataaatattttatacgagaaATGATAGTTATTGTCGTCACTCGTCAATCATAGAATAGCGATTAAACAGTGGTCTGCTGGACTGAGACAAACTTTATTTGATTGtcagtatttttttgtcataccTACGTCTACACCATGACCAATATATACTATCCTTTTTACAAGTTCTTCAAAGATCCGTTGCTTATAAAAGCTGAAATTATTTATGCTTTACAAGAATCCAGAGACAGATGTTTGCACCACAGTACAAAATTGTAAGTATTCCTTTTAAAGCCACTGTTCACAAATGAAAAGTCTACATCAtaacactaatattaataataaaaaataatctgattccattttttttttatagtctaTCAGAACTAatgataactttaaaaaatattccaccatattttgaatttgaaaatgaaattaatgaattcatACGTTTTGAGTTAGAACCAGCGTTTACAAATTTAGAAGACTATTTGGTGTATTTTAAAGCACGTGCATATTTTGATCTAGAAGATTATCCcaggtaattttaaatatctatgttacatgttaattgattttaatatattttttatatattatatctatagctGTGCACACATAgcaaaacatacaaataacaGCAAATCTATGTTTTTGCATTATATGGCTAGATATTTAAGCATTCACAATGAATGTATATATGAGCGAACTAACTTATTTGATTCGTTCAAACCAATTAATATGCGAGCATATATGGAACTATTAGATGaactattaatacttaatgtatATGGCAGTGAAGATGATTCTGATGAAGAATCTGAAGAAGAAACCCAATCTCAAGAGACATTGGATATTGACATAGTTAATCAAAAACACTCTGTACTACAGCAAGAAGATGATTCCACTCCTAAAGGAAGACGATGCAGTAGGCGACCACGTAGTTTAAGAATTGAAAAAGCCAGTACAACTACtctaggaaaaaaaaataaaattacaaaacgcAACAATACTactaaaaaagtcaaaattacAGCATTAGCTGCTCaatcagaaaataatatgtctgCTGGTGATCACAAAGAAGCTCGAATTAAACGAGAAGATCCATATTTGTTATGGCTTACAGCTGTTATGTTAAAAAGAATAGATAGATGTGATGAAGCTATAGATATATTGGTCAGAGCATTACAAATTCAACCATGTTACTGGGGTGCTTGGATAGAGTTAGCAACATTAATTAAGGACTTACATATGGTAAttactacaaatattatactagttaAATCAgactttacaataatttattttgactattCGTTGTTTAGCTTGATGCATTGAACTTACGACTTAATGAAAGTAAAGAAAATCATTGGATGCATCTTCTTTTTATTGCACATATGTATgttgattttcaaataactgATCGAgcagtaaatatatacaatgatattttgaaGTTGGGCCATACTGTTTTTCAAGATTGGCCATATCTACAAGCTCAATTAGCTATCGCACATCATAACAAGcgtggtaaatatttatttataactcatgtttatgcataaattaactttttaacatcaatttttaattttatgttcagAAATCTCGCATGCAATAGTATCATTTAAAACTGTTATGGAAATGGATCCATTCAGAATAGATAATTTAGATCTATTATCAAATCTTATGTATGTCTGTACTAGTCCTGATGAACTCGTAGTTTTATCCAAGTATGTAGCGTCTATTGACCGTTACCGTCAAGAAACTTTATGTGTCCtcggtaatatatattaataacaaatagtgtataaaatttattttttaaagcaaaatttaaaactttttgtttaattctaataaaattaattccatTTTTAAGGTAGAATATCTTAAAAGAtcttaatatcttaaatttttagttaatgttGTGTGAAAGTGCTAATTTTTTGCTTTATACCGTAACAAATGTAATCATCAACACGGTATTTAtcttatagttttgtttttagggAATATGTACAGTTTAAAATGTGATCACGCCAAAtcagttttgtattttaaaaaagctgTGAGAATTAATCCATTTAATGTAACTGCTTGGACTTTACTGGGACATGAAtacattgaaatgaaaaactcTTATGCCGCCATAATTTCATATCGTCAAGCTTTAAGTAAGTAATACTCTGTCAAGATTATGaatgataaatgtaaatcaaaaaaagtGTTTCTTCTtagattattcaaaaatatttttagttttgtataaattctTTTACAGTGgctgaatacattttatacataatagatgtgaatgtgaaataaaaacaatatagccACTTTATTGGTTGCTAATAAATCATCTtgaacatttacattttagttatttattatttaagtatattaatttactttaatatttttga includes the following:
- the LOC113552704 gene encoding cell division cycle protein 23 homolog isoform X4, which gives rise to MTNIYYPFYKFFKDPLLIKAEIIYALQESRDRCLHHSTKFLSELMITLKNIPPYFEFENEINEFIRFELEPAFTNLEDYLVYFKARAYFDLEDYPSCAHIAKHTNNSKSMFLHYMARYLSIHNECIYERTNLFDSFKPINMRAYMELLDELLILNVYGSEDDSDEESEEETQSQETLDIDIVNQKHSVLQQEDDSTPKGRRCSRRPRSLRIEKASTTTLGKKNKITKRNNTTKKVKITALAAQSENNMSAGDHKEARIKREDPYLLWLTAVMLKRIDRCDEAIDILVRALQIQPCYWGAWIELATLIKDLHMLDALNLRLNESKENHWMHLLFIAHMYVDFQITDRAVNIYNDILKLGHTVFQDWPYLQAQLAIAHHNKREISHAIVSFKTVMEMDPFRIDNLDLLSNLMYVCTSPDELVVLSKYVASIDRYRQETLCVLGNMYSLKCDHAKSVLYFKKAVRINPFNVTAWTLLGHEYIEMKNSYAAIISYRQALKINIRDYRAWYGLGQIYELVKLPNYALFYFTHARDLRPRDYRMLVSLGEMFERADRIFESMACFYKALFYDTDGTIMLKLAKFYDRYGDCSNELTREHFSVMNKRALQIGMRNRTTIELNLILKRCRDLWKDTETNVCQSLIVNKVLEHVNALLAEIEIRAGSDSSLASTPGAIKARRFLFGL
- the LOC113552704 gene encoding anaphase-promoting complex subunit 8-like isoform X5, giving the protein MTNIYYPFYKFFKDPLLIKAEIIYALQESRDRCLHHSTKFLSELMITLKNIPPYFEFENEINEFIRFELEPAFTNLEDYLVYFKARAYFDLEDYPSCAHIAKHTNNSKSMFLHYMARYLSIHNECIYERTNLFDSFKPINMRAYMELLDELLILNVYGSEDDSDEESEEETQSQETLDIDIVNQKHSVLQQEDDSTPKGRRCSRRPRSLRIEKASTTTLGKKNKITKRNNTTKKVKITALAAQSENNMSAGDHKEARIKREDPYLLWLTAVMLKRIDRCDEAIDILVRALQIQPCYWGAWIELATLIKDLHMLDALNLRLNESKENHWMHLLFIAHMYVDFQITDRAVNIYNDILKLGHTVFQDWPYLQAQLAIAHHNKREISHAIVSFKTVMEMDPFRIDNLDLLSNLMYVCTSPDELVVLSKYVASIDRYRQETLCVLGNMYSLKCDHAKSVLYFKKAVRINPFNVTAWTLLGHEYIEMKNSYAAIISYRQALKINIRDYRAWYGLGQIYELVKLPNYALFYFTHARDLRPRDYRMLVSLGEMFERADRIFESMACFYKALFYDTDGTIMLKLAKFYDRYGDCSNELTREHFSVMNKRALQIGMRNRTTIELNLILKRCRDLWKDTETNVCQSLIVLEHVNALLAEIEIRAGSDSSLASTPGAIKARRFLFGL